From one Leptospira paudalimensis genomic stretch:
- a CDS encoding carbonic anhydrase: MKGSKFLISFLILSISTQVVAQTNSAGISAKDALQKLVEGNLRFVQGKSIRPNQSVDRIKEVSKKQHPFATIVGCSDSRVPNEIIFDQGLGDLFILRTAGQVSTYASWGSIEFSVVVLGVNLIVVLGHTSCGAVGAACKAEDVPGHIIALTNSIKPAAEKVKNMEGDYLDNAVKANVAYQVVSLRKLDPILSKYYNKGQLQIVGAVYDLETGKVNYLSEEYISTITK; encoded by the coding sequence ATGAAAGGTAGCAAGTTCCTCATCAGTTTTCTGATTTTATCGATTTCGACTCAGGTAGTGGCGCAAACAAACAGTGCCGGTATTTCAGCAAAAGACGCATTACAAAAATTGGTAGAAGGAAATTTACGATTTGTGCAAGGGAAATCAATTCGTCCCAACCAATCTGTAGATCGAATCAAGGAAGTGTCAAAAAAACAACATCCATTTGCGACCATCGTTGGATGTTCTGATTCAAGAGTTCCCAATGAAATCATTTTCGACCAAGGACTTGGTGATTTATTCATCTTAAGAACAGCAGGCCAAGTTTCAACTTACGCATCTTGGGGTTCGATTGAATTCTCTGTGGTAGTGTTGGGAGTCAATTTGATTGTTGTTCTCGGACATACGAGTTGTGGTGCTGTTGGTGCCGCCTGCAAAGCCGAAGATGTTCCAGGTCATATCATTGCACTAACTAATTCGATTAAACCCGCTGCAGAAAAAGTAAAAAATATGGAAGGTGATTATTTGGACAATGCAGTTAAAGCCAATGTTGCATACCAAGTTGTTTCCTTACGTAAACTAGACCCCATCCTTTCTAAATATTATAACAAAGGCCAATTACAAATCGTAGGTGCAGTTTACGATTTAGAAACTGGGAAAGTAAATTATCTTTCTGAAGAATACATCTCTACTATTACAAAATAG
- a CDS encoding pirin family protein, whose amino-acid sequence METTNPIKTNIQKKFYPASERGHVNFGWLDSHHSFSFGHWYHPDKTNFGALRVLNDDIVEPSMGFGTHPHQNMEIISIPLFGELAHKDSTGTNGVIKTGDVQIMSAGSGIQHSEFNHSSDKKVNFLQIWILPKVTNIQPRYDQKTFPEAGRLNRFQTVVSPIDEEAVWINQDAYFSLATLEPGKTLSYKVHAPNQGIYVFLIQGKISTESTTLERRDAVGLWGAGEYQIQADVKSELLVIEIPMK is encoded by the coding sequence ATGGAAACAACGAACCCGATCAAAACCAACATTCAAAAAAAATTCTACCCTGCCTCTGAACGAGGGCATGTCAATTTTGGTTGGTTGGACAGCCACCATTCCTTCAGCTTTGGCCATTGGTACCACCCAGACAAAACCAATTTTGGTGCACTTCGTGTACTAAATGATGATATCGTAGAACCTAGTATGGGATTTGGAACTCACCCCCACCAAAATATGGAGATTATTTCCATCCCCCTCTTTGGAGAACTAGCTCATAAAGATAGTACAGGTACGAATGGTGTCATCAAAACCGGAGATGTACAAATCATGTCTGCGGGCTCTGGGATCCAACATTCCGAATTCAATCATAGCTCAGACAAAAAGGTCAATTTTTTGCAAATCTGGATCTTACCGAAGGTTACTAATATCCAACCTAGGTATGACCAAAAAACATTTCCAGAAGCTGGTCGTTTGAACCGGTTCCAAACTGTCGTTTCCCCAATTGATGAAGAAGCTGTATGGATCAACCAAGACGCATACTTTTCTCTCGCAACTTTGGAACCTGGCAAAACCCTTTCTTACAAGGTACATGCTCCTAACCAAGGGATTTATGTATTCCTCATCCAAGGGAAAATTTCCACGGAAAGCACAACCTTAGAACGTAGAGATGCAGTGGGACTTTGGGGAGCGGGTGAATACCAGATCCAAGCAGATGTTAAATCAGAATTACTCGTCATAGAAATTCCAATGAAATAG
- a CDS encoding methyl-accepting chemotaxis protein has product MSKRSLESIQMKKNWLELGPVYVNRVRFLLAGFYIIATLGSFKTSTTLQTTSYLVGITCMFLYGGLQAYLFKIGKLNAFFPKLFIVLDITVLFAVTASGLMGGSTVAADLIKSPTLYVLYYFYVVYSAFLFSKQTLLTSTYYSAFCLVLILIIGYGQGVSFKEAEGLQSEKGTVAISNEVFKILFLICFGYLTSTVLNLLNEIKNESEEKHKLAELERENANTLNQDLKRIGSELFNTLKSIRELNNDFNFQIESQDVSIRDLTEFVSSFSESIQTSVENISKQHTQITLLNHKSDTLKLSISEIGKVVEDLNSNMSDFQDRSNVLSDTVKNLEERLRSVNISQKEVSEVNDIMAEIADRTNLLALNASIEAARAGEHGRGFAVVAQEVAKLAENSNENATKIKKIITTSNRYIQEGTELASTALNQTETLQSKYDLLSGVMKTATSKINSQKDINNEVLEALDLIESISKVLDQESKVLDKDKEQMVAVVHQMEEINRKVVINARKMGDNTSSLENQAKELASE; this is encoded by the coding sequence ATGTCGAAAAGATCCTTAGAATCGATTCAAATGAAAAAAAATTGGTTAGAGTTAGGTCCAGTTTATGTTAATCGAGTGAGGTTTTTACTCGCTGGATTCTATATTATCGCGACTTTAGGATCGTTCAAAACGTCTACAACCCTTCAAACAACAAGTTATTTGGTAGGAATCACATGTATGTTTCTCTACGGAGGATTGCAGGCATATTTATTTAAAATTGGCAAACTCAATGCATTTTTCCCGAAATTATTCATTGTTTTGGATATCACCGTATTATTTGCAGTGACTGCATCTGGACTGATGGGTGGGAGTACAGTTGCTGCCGATTTAATTAAATCACCGACCTTATACGTATTGTATTATTTTTATGTTGTATACTCTGCATTTCTCTTTTCGAAACAGACGTTACTCACGAGTACTTATTACTCAGCTTTTTGTTTGGTCTTAATTTTAATCATTGGTTATGGACAAGGTGTTTCATTTAAAGAGGCAGAAGGATTACAAAGTGAAAAAGGAACAGTTGCCATTTCAAATGAAGTATTTAAAATTCTATTTTTAATTTGTTTTGGTTACCTCACTTCAACTGTTTTAAATTTATTAAATGAAATCAAAAACGAATCAGAAGAAAAACATAAACTTGCTGAACTGGAAAGAGAAAATGCAAACACTCTAAACCAAGATTTAAAAAGAATTGGATCGGAATTATTTAATACACTTAAAAGTATTCGTGAACTTAATAACGATTTTAATTTTCAAATAGAATCTCAAGATGTTTCAATTCGAGATCTTACAGAATTTGTTTCTTCATTTTCAGAGAGCATACAAACATCTGTAGAGAATATTAGCAAACAACATACTCAAATAACATTACTCAATCACAAATCGGATACTTTAAAGTTGAGTATCTCTGAAATTGGGAAAGTGGTGGAAGATCTCAATTCGAACATGAGTGATTTCCAAGATAGAAGTAATGTACTTTCGGATACTGTAAAAAATTTAGAAGAAAGATTGCGTTCTGTCAATATATCCCAAAAGGAAGTTAGTGAAGTAAATGATATCATGGCAGAAATTGCAGATCGCACCAATTTATTGGCATTAAATGCATCGATCGAAGCTGCAAGGGCTGGGGAACATGGTCGAGGATTTGCTGTTGTTGCTCAAGAAGTAGCGAAACTAGCAGAAAATTCGAATGAAAATGCAACGAAGATTAAAAAAATCATCACTACATCGAACCGTTATATTCAGGAGGGGACAGAACTCGCTTCCACAGCCTTAAATCAAACAGAAACCCTTCAATCAAAATACGATCTACTAAGTGGTGTGATGAAAACAGCGACATCCAAAATTAATTCACAAAAAGATATAAATAATGAAGTGCTGGAAGCTCTTGATTTAATTGAATCGATTTCCAAAGTTTTGGACCAGGAATCGAAAGTATTAGATAAAGATAAAGAACAAATGGTTGCTGTTGTTCACCAAATGGAAGAAATTAATCGAAAAGTTGTGATAAATGCTAGAAAAATGGGTGATAATACATCAAGTTTGGAAAACCAAGCAAAAGAACTGGCATCTGAATAA
- a CDS encoding caspase family protein: protein MKSKILIFLIIAMPSFLKAEPGGKRFAFVVGVSEYKDLSLANLKTAKNDALGMTKILFSYGSYNRIQTLVQEGSVSSIPTKFNILTQLESVLEETNPDDLFVFYFSGHGVVDYNDKVYLLPEDANPQKPFETGIAVEHLIELTRKFNLKRVVFFIDACRNPEDGKEEVGRKYLEGTSFKDSEIVSVFYSTKVGYSSFEDPKSGYGIYTKYLIYGLEGRADSNFNGEVTYSELSNYVIQSMKDWTKENQKLQKPYTKEYAEKAEDTILTYAVNPETSLADAPLFNPYNPTYAFRSFLIPGWGQYARGQEEKGKIYMSIFALGVLYAGYQYNQFRSDKHAYESAIGIPPNPRIAETVVLNYFLIEPHRQQMETSRTNLSHALTALLFIWSANVFDFYLLGPNPKEKSGVFLDLDLENQGYMGINRVGKLGYAIRF from the coding sequence ATGAAATCAAAAATTCTAATATTCTTAATTATAGCGATGCCAAGTTTTTTGAAAGCTGAGCCAGGTGGGAAAAGATTCGCATTTGTTGTTGGCGTTAGTGAATATAAGGACTTGTCCTTAGCCAATTTGAAAACGGCAAAAAATGATGCGCTTGGGATGACAAAAATATTGTTCAGTTATGGATCCTATAATCGTATCCAAACTTTAGTCCAAGAAGGATCTGTAAGTTCCATACCTACAAAATTTAATATCCTGACTCAACTCGAATCAGTATTAGAAGAAACCAATCCAGACGATCTTTTCGTTTTTTATTTTTCTGGTCATGGTGTGGTTGATTATAATGATAAAGTCTATCTTTTGCCAGAAGATGCAAATCCCCAAAAACCATTTGAGACTGGGATTGCTGTTGAACATCTAATTGAACTAACTAGAAAATTTAATCTCAAACGTGTCGTTTTTTTTATCGATGCTTGCAGAAATCCGGAAGATGGAAAAGAAGAAGTTGGAAGAAAATACTTAGAGGGTACAAGTTTTAAAGACTCAGAAATTGTCTCTGTATTTTATTCAACAAAAGTAGGTTATTCCAGTTTTGAAGATCCAAAATCTGGTTATGGAATTTATACTAAATATTTGATTTATGGATTAGAAGGTAGAGCAGATTCCAATTTTAATGGTGAGGTAACCTATTCTGAATTGTCGAATTATGTAATCCAATCCATGAAAGATTGGACCAAAGAAAATCAAAAATTACAAAAACCGTATACCAAAGAATATGCGGAAAAAGCAGAAGATACAATCTTAACTTATGCAGTGAATCCAGAAACTTCTTTGGCAGATGCACCTTTATTCAATCCATATAACCCAACTTATGCGTTTCGATCCTTCCTAATTCCTGGTTGGGGGCAATATGCGAGAGGACAGGAAGAAAAAGGTAAAATTTACATGTCGATTTTTGCTTTGGGAGTATTATATGCTGGATACCAATACAACCAATTCCGATCGGACAAACATGCATATGAATCTGCAATTGGGATCCCTCCGAATCCGAGAATCGCAGAGACTGTAGTGTTGAATTACTTTCTAATTGAACCACATAGACAACAAATGGAGACCTCGCGAACGAACTTATCGCATGCTTTAACAGCATTACTCTTTATTTGGTCTGCAAATGTGTTTGATTTTTATTTGTTAGGCCCAAATCCTAAAGAAAAATCTGGTGTTTTTTTAGATCTAGATTTGGAAAATCAAGGTTATATGGGAATCAATCGAGTTGGGAAATTGGGTTATGCGATTAGGTTTTAA
- a CDS encoding Kelch repeat-containing protein: protein MRLGFNLISIIFVLHCNVKAPNQNVFDPANIVGSSAVVLLGLGLGDELTITSRYKQNDYPIFVKTEYLDLDLSAPGANYFSKANFKISDPYQNDLILRDVFPLSDTRLRVLFSVSSRSEWREPVLLSISKPESMNEFSFPGKQLEFRFPYPRFYGSISEAKGKITTSILNDGRILLVGGVNPSGTTLQTVEIWDPETGVSKVLPSLNEGLMGLSICVQKTGKVFVSGGKTVAGNVSATTQISDKIYSIDPTSETVTELSFRMARRRYGHSMVCLGDGSILVSGGQFQVGIDPSAVTKDHELISVTGNSSVILNGTSDFPIGIIFHATEYDEANSRILYFGGKDRLDPYAFFSNTVFTINTNNFSLTSLPGNFATARSNVTNIKMPNMDRVLFGGMNREGTGSKAIESWNETLSSTTSLGFTSRFKNGSSIVRFSDEQVFFTGGVDTYYKSGILEIYDHYERKNFIVDTMMSPRSEHSAFLTTKGIVIFGDSALTDTRVEVYGKD from the coding sequence ATGCGATTAGGTTTTAATTTAATTTCAATCATCTTTGTTCTGCATTGTAATGTAAAAGCACCCAATCAGAATGTTTTTGATCCAGCGAATATTGTTGGAAGTTCTGCTGTTGTATTACTAGGTTTGGGATTGGGTGATGAATTAACGATCACTTCCAGATATAAGCAAAATGATTATCCTATTTTTGTAAAAACAGAATACCTGGATTTAGACTTAAGTGCACCAGGAGCAAATTATTTCTCAAAAGCAAATTTTAAAATTTCAGATCCTTATCAAAATGATTTAATTTTACGTGATGTATTCCCGCTATCGGATACCCGGTTAAGAGTTTTGTTTTCTGTTTCATCAAGGTCTGAATGGAGGGAACCAGTTCTTTTATCCATTTCAAAACCAGAATCAATGAATGAGTTTTCATTCCCAGGGAAACAACTTGAGTTTCGATTTCCATACCCAAGATTTTACGGTTCGATTTCGGAAGCAAAAGGGAAAATTACAACTTCAATCTTAAATGATGGTAGAATCCTTTTGGTTGGGGGAGTTAACCCTTCTGGTACAACTTTGCAAACAGTAGAAATATGGGATCCAGAGACAGGTGTATCAAAGGTATTACCTTCATTAAACGAAGGTTTGATGGGGCTATCAATCTGTGTTCAAAAAACTGGAAAGGTGTTTGTTTCGGGTGGGAAAACAGTCGCTGGGAATGTATCTGCGACCACTCAAATTTCAGACAAAATTTATTCTATTGATCCAACTTCTGAAACAGTAACAGAACTTTCCTTTCGTATGGCGAGGAGACGTTACGGTCATTCGATGGTATGCCTTGGAGATGGAAGTATATTAGTTTCAGGAGGGCAGTTCCAAGTAGGAATTGATCCTTCTGCTGTCACAAAAGACCATGAATTGATTTCGGTAACTGGGAATTCTTCTGTAATACTGAATGGAACTTCTGACTTCCCAATAGGGATTATCTTCCATGCTACTGAATATGACGAAGCGAATTCTCGCATTTTATATTTTGGTGGCAAAGATCGATTGGATCCTTATGCATTTTTTTCAAATACAGTTTTTACAATTAACACGAACAACTTTAGTTTGACTAGTTTACCAGGAAACTTTGCAACCGCAAGATCAAACGTAACTAATATAAAAATGCCGAATATGGATCGTGTGTTATTTGGTGGGATGAATCGCGAAGGCACTGGTTCAAAGGCGATCGAATCATGGAACGAAACTTTATCATCTACTACTAGTCTTGGGTTTACGTCTCGATTTAAAAATGGAAGTTCCATTGTTAGATTTTCTGATGAACAAGTATTTTTCACTGGCGGAGTCGACACTTACTATAAATCGGGAATTTTAGAAATTTATGATCATTATGAACGTAAAAATTTTATAGTAGACACTATGATGTCTCCAAGATCTGAACATTCAGCCTTTTTAACTACGAAGGGCATTGTGATTTTTGGGGATTCAGCTTTAACAGATACCAGGGTGGAAGTTTATGGGAAAGATTAA
- a CDS encoding Kelch repeat-containing protein has translation MGKIKFFFFALLLVSCKIPSGTNPLDPSSPLNLGLLMLGGDPVVQMEFSSNRVQPGGVLYVSTNHDFTTKANGLRLPISNSGMNPISQVIPRSKFLYEIRMSPSVTTGKFTLNLKDYYLNEALLVNPESFEFEIDSTPPFLQLKTGNSIDISELQTGFLDIEANEDIVWEGNLSQVNLSGNAKNTLVVSDVIVSQKNIRLLFAGNPNANGGILTISFNGVKDKASNTQGTIAVPVKVFAFKSGPNMNIARRSCVGMELNDGRKIVLGGRAKSGVLINGNGTLSNTEYYNSVTKEFTFAPDMIYRRQEFAIVKLLDGRLLVSGGFGGKVGNPSNGSLNSTEIFDPITNTWTEGPLLTTPRQLHKMTVLPNGDVLVVGGLSPFSPFQSVSMVELIHVTSDPYSMTVETIGDLVDSRGKQSQVVSVVAGKVIITGGERSDVTGPNPSDYYARSIDSIEIYDISTKTLSTSTAKVTRRFNHFTHALSNGEVLILGGISSRFDDNQPILRAQIYNPMTDSIRDHKNLLFGREWGSSFMFPYGKDQIIIAGGLEYRTVNGSTFDSILDTESWSESDHRFYLTGRSLNARWEGCEIQYSSTGGGMILGGRIGSILANTEEYSFE, from the coding sequence ATGGGAAAGATTAAATTTTTCTTTTTCGCCTTATTGTTGGTATCCTGTAAAATACCTTCAGGAACTAACCCATTGGATCCTTCTTCACCATTAAACCTCGGGTTGTTGATGTTAGGTGGTGATCCGGTTGTACAAATGGAATTTTCTTCTAATCGTGTTCAGCCTGGTGGGGTCTTGTATGTTTCAACGAATCATGATTTTACGACAAAAGCAAATGGTTTAAGATTGCCTATCTCCAATTCAGGAATGAATCCAATTTCACAAGTCATTCCTCGAAGTAAATTTTTATATGAAATTCGGATGTCACCATCAGTAACAACTGGTAAATTCACTTTGAATTTAAAAGACTATTATCTGAATGAAGCCCTTTTGGTGAATCCGGAGTCTTTTGAGTTCGAGATTGATTCAACTCCTCCTTTTTTACAATTAAAAACAGGGAATAGTATTGATATATCTGAGTTACAAACTGGCTTTTTGGATATAGAAGCAAACGAAGATATCGTTTGGGAAGGGAATTTATCTCAAGTGAATCTTTCTGGGAATGCAAAAAATACATTGGTTGTTTCCGATGTTATCGTCTCACAAAAAAATATTCGATTATTGTTTGCGGGGAATCCAAATGCCAACGGAGGAATTCTTACTATCAGTTTTAATGGAGTAAAGGACAAAGCTTCTAATACCCAAGGTACCATTGCAGTGCCTGTAAAGGTTTTTGCATTTAAAAGTGGTCCTAATATGAACATTGCGAGGCGTTCCTGTGTAGGCATGGAACTGAATGATGGACGCAAAATTGTTTTAGGTGGTAGAGCTAAATCAGGTGTTTTGATTAATGGGAATGGAACATTGAGTAATACAGAATATTATAATTCTGTGACGAAGGAATTCACGTTTGCTCCCGATATGATATACCGTCGGCAGGAATTTGCAATCGTTAAACTTTTAGATGGTAGGTTGTTGGTTTCTGGTGGCTTTGGTGGAAAGGTAGGAAATCCTTCAAATGGAAGTTTAAATTCCACTGAGATTTTTGATCCCATTACGAATACATGGACAGAAGGACCATTACTTACGACACCTAGACAACTTCATAAAATGACTGTATTGCCAAATGGCGATGTTTTAGTTGTCGGTGGGCTTAGTCCATTTTCTCCGTTTCAATCCGTTTCGATGGTAGAACTGATTCATGTCACTTCTGATCCTTATAGTATGACTGTCGAAACCATTGGAGATCTTGTTGATTCTCGTGGCAAACAATCACAGGTGGTATCGGTAGTTGCTGGTAAGGTGATTATCACGGGAGGAGAAAGATCGGATGTTACAGGACCTAATCCATCCGATTATTATGCACGTTCAATTGATAGCATTGAAATTTATGATATTAGTACAAAAACCCTTTCGACTTCCACTGCTAAAGTAACAAGACGATTTAATCATTTTACTCATGCATTAAGTAATGGTGAAGTTTTAATTTTAGGTGGAATCAGTTCCCGTTTTGATGACAACCAACCAATATTGCGTGCACAGATTTATAATCCAATGACGGATTCCATTCGTGACCATAAAAATCTTCTGTTTGGAAGAGAATGGGGAAGTTCCTTTATGTTCCCTTATGGTAAAGACCAAATTATCATTGCAGGTGGTTTGGAATATCGAACTGTCAATGGTAGTACATTTGATTCAATTTTGGATACAGAATCATGGTCCGAATCTGATCATCGATTTTATCTAACTGGAAGATCTTTAAACGCAAGATGGGAAGGATGCGAAATTCAATATTCCTCCACTGGTGGTGGAATGATTTTAGGTGGTAGGATAGGAAGTATACTTGCAAACACGGAGGAATATAGTTTTGAATAA
- a CDS encoding Kelch repeat-containing protein, whose protein sequence is MNKIYFSVVFLFFGCLVPGEFKNVFDPKSISGLLLASVGNAGAFECKEKSNTKSFGNIDQVLLQCNRELASLDTSFLADLNEQTFSNISFTKIGNDQLLIQFDPITSDGCYEVNLSSVVSGLGETLSQSKYPIIVDTKLPTVSLDSYLPITDYTFFTARYWDFESSEPLNQFGLPSISGKLAPFIVFRSIQKISDTKFRVYFETNFSSNEPGSITFSFPNANDKALNVVTNTITIRLIGLVAGPTLNFGRSEFDAFQNQNGDVIAIYGYNSSAEILRRGTNSFQLTNPSLPEIHRGERGVMLDGKRLLITGGIKFSVATALTESYVFDTETTSFTQSGSMVDPRHMHDIVKLPNGKVMVIGGIRDYTPSNPSLYFTTLNTAEIYDPSTETFTQLSNRLKTPRSFSCSVVLNDGRVMIIGGTDGIFAPKDTTEFFDPNTETFSWGPSLPTPVGALKCLKLSDGNVLIYGAQLSNLSNATMLYDVSKNRILTVANSLYRREWSFALELPDGGVLFHGGAYRYNTSEPSRMIEKLDYAKSNSFYEMGMSRISVSKHSGVKFSDGTFLFLGGESGGLFNHGTDYYGLIE, encoded by the coding sequence TTGAATAAAATTTATTTCTCAGTTGTATTTTTATTCTTTGGATGTCTTGTCCCTGGTGAATTTAAGAATGTTTTTGATCCAAAATCAATTTCGGGTCTTTTACTTGCTTCAGTAGGGAATGCTGGTGCATTTGAATGCAAAGAAAAGTCAAATACCAAATCATTTGGCAATATTGACCAGGTATTATTACAATGTAACCGTGAACTTGCATCCTTAGACACGTCATTCCTTGCCGATTTAAACGAACAAACATTTTCTAATATTAGTTTTACCAAAATTGGCAATGATCAACTATTGATTCAATTTGATCCAATCACAAGTGATGGTTGTTATGAAGTTAATTTGTCTAGTGTTGTATCAGGATTAGGTGAAACATTATCACAAAGTAAATATCCTATTATTGTTGATACAAAGTTACCAACAGTTAGTTTAGATTCGTATCTACCAATAACAGATTATACATTTTTTACTGCTCGTTATTGGGATTTTGAGAGTTCTGAACCTCTCAATCAATTTGGACTTCCTTCCATAAGTGGAAAATTAGCTCCTTTTATTGTATTCCGTTCCATCCAAAAGATTAGTGATACTAAATTTCGTGTTTATTTCGAAACAAATTTTTCATCGAATGAACCTGGTTCCATAACTTTTAGTTTCCCAAATGCAAATGATAAAGCATTAAATGTTGTTACGAATACAATCACAATTCGATTGATTGGTTTAGTCGCAGGACCAACTTTAAACTTTGGACGTTCTGAATTTGATGCATTTCAAAATCAGAATGGGGATGTAATTGCAATATATGGATATAATTCAAGTGCAGAGATCCTACGTCGTGGTACAAACTCATTCCAACTAACAAATCCTAGTTTGCCCGAAATCCATCGTGGTGAAAGAGGGGTGATGTTAGATGGGAAACGATTGCTAATTACAGGTGGGATTAAGTTTTCAGTGGCGACTGCTCTCACCGAAAGTTATGTTTTTGATACGGAAACCACATCGTTTACCCAATCTGGTTCAATGGTTGATCCTCGGCACATGCATGACATTGTTAAGTTACCAAATGGAAAAGTAATGGTGATTGGGGGTATTAGAGATTATACACCTAGTAATCCAAGTTTGTATTTTACTACATTAAACACTGCTGAAATTTATGATCCGAGTACTGAGACATTCACTCAACTTTCTAATCGGTTAAAAACCCCAAGGTCATTTTCATGTTCTGTGGTTTTGAATGATGGTAGAGTGATGATCATTGGTGGAACCGACGGAATTTTTGCTCCAAAAGATACGACTGAGTTTTTTGATCCAAATACAGAAACATTTAGTTGGGGACCTAGTTTGCCAACACCAGTTGGTGCACTAAAATGTTTAAAACTTTCTGACGGGAATGTTCTGATTTATGGCGCACAATTATCAAATTTAAGTAATGCGACGATGTTATATGATGTTTCAAAGAATCGAATATTGACAGTAGCAAATTCATTGTATAGAAGAGAATGGAGTTTTGCTTTAGAACTTCCAGATGGTGGAGTTTTATTTCATGGTGGAGCTTATCGTTATAATACAAGTGAGCCAAGCCGTATGATTGAAAAATTGGATTATGCCAAGAGTAATAGTTTTTATGAAATGGGGATGTCCAGGATCAGTGTATCCAAACATAGTGGTGTAAAATTTTCAGATGGAACCTTCTTGTTTTTAGGAGGGGAATCTGGTGGATTATTCAATCATGGAACAGATTATTACGGATTGATAGAATAA